Proteins found in one Erythrobacter sp. KY5 genomic segment:
- a CDS encoding PaaI family thioesterase, with protein sequence MSEGIQGTEAYGSAVLNGEGEFAGWHHWNSDPFETRSGPFFMKREEDGSFVSAFRAEDRHMNGAGFMHGGCLMTFADFALFAIATDELSGSNGVTMNLSGDFLGSAGPGALMEARGEVTRGGGKTIFVRGMITADSHPVFSFTGIIRKFTKR encoded by the coding sequence ATGAGCGAAGGTATTCAGGGAACCGAAGCCTATGGCAGCGCCGTCCTCAATGGAGAGGGCGAATTTGCCGGTTGGCACCATTGGAACAGCGACCCGTTCGAGACCCGCTCCGGCCCGTTCTTCATGAAGCGCGAGGAGGATGGATCGTTCGTTTCCGCATTCCGCGCAGAGGATCGCCACATGAACGGGGCAGGCTTCATGCATGGCGGGTGCCTTATGACCTTTGCCGATTTCGCGCTGTTCGCCATCGCGACGGATGAGCTTTCTGGCAGCAATGGCGTGACGATGAACCTCTCGGGCGACTTTCTCGGCTCGGCTGGACCCGGCGCGCTTATGGAAGCGCGCGGCGAAGTGACGCGGGGCGGGGGGAAGACGATTTTCGTACGCGGGATGATCACCGCCGACAGCCATCCGGTTTTCAGCTTCACAGGGATTATCCGCAAGTTCACAAAGCGCTGA
- a CDS encoding fructose bisphosphate aldolase produces MNTQEMTAKIATGEGFIAALDQSGGSTPKALRGYGVEDTEWSGDEEMFARIHAMRSRVITSPCFSSGKVIGAILFERTMDGEVDGKPTADALKERGIVPFIKVDQGLMDEANGVQMMKPMDKLPALLEKSVAKGMFGTKMRSVIKSADAEGIAAVVAQQFSVGYQIAEAGLMPMLEPEYDINADDRAEGEDILLAEIQKGLDALPEGRQVMLKLSIPKRPGHYTTLTEHPKVLRVVALSGGYSTDDACDQLAKNPGMIASFSRGLLQDLRKDQSDDEFNSALSGAIDKIQKASVLV; encoded by the coding sequence ATGAACACTCAGGAAATGACTGCCAAGATCGCCACTGGCGAAGGCTTTATCGCAGCGCTCGATCAGTCGGGCGGCTCCACTCCCAAGGCGCTGCGTGGATATGGCGTGGAGGACACGGAATGGTCAGGCGACGAGGAAATGTTCGCCCGCATTCACGCCATGCGTTCGCGCGTAATCACGTCCCCCTGCTTTTCCAGCGGCAAGGTCATCGGCGCGATCCTGTTCGAAAGGACGATGGACGGCGAGGTGGACGGCAAGCCGACTGCCGATGCGCTGAAAGAGCGCGGGATCGTCCCGTTCATCAAGGTCGATCAGGGCCTGATGGACGAAGCCAATGGCGTTCAGATGATGAAGCCGATGGACAAGCTTCCCGCGTTGCTCGAAAAATCGGTAGCGAAAGGCATGTTCGGCACCAAGATGCGCTCGGTCATCAAGTCGGCTGACGCGGAAGGCATCGCTGCTGTCGTCGCCCAGCAATTCTCGGTCGGCTACCAGATCGCGGAAGCGGGCCTTATGCCGATGCTTGAGCCGGAATATGACATCAACGCCGATGACCGTGCCGAAGGTGAGGACATCCTGCTGGCCGAAATCCAGAAGGGCCTCGATGCGCTTCCCGAAGGGCGTCAGGTCATGCTCAAGCTGTCGATCCCCAAGCGCCCCGGCCATTACACCACTCTGACCGAGCACCCCAAGGTGCTGCGCGTCGTTGCGCTTTCGGGCGGCTATTCGACCGATGATGCCTGCGACCAGCTCGCCAAGAATCCGGGCATGATTGCAAGCTTCAGCCGCGGCCTGTTGCAGGATTTGCGCAAGGATCAGTCGGATGACGAATTCAACTCCGCACTGAGCGGAGCGATCGACAAGATCCAGAAAGCCAGCGTGCTGGTCTGA
- the thiE gene encoding thiamine phosphate synthase produces MTDVSTQLYLISPAQVDGDFPTRLERALEAGKGLVTAFQFRVKGVDQHEAARLAEPLMAICARHEVAFIVNDSVPLANRLKADGVHLGQDDGDPKEAREVLGRDAQIGVTCHASRHLAMEAGEAGADYVAFGAFYESTTKDKGDAQRPTPGIIEWWVKIFEIPVVAIGGITPDNCAPLVKAGADFLAVSGSVWNGDEAAAVKAFAEAIEAA; encoded by the coding sequence ATGACTGACGTATCCACCCAGCTTTACCTGATTTCGCCCGCGCAAGTGGACGGTGACTTTCCCACACGGCTCGAACGCGCGCTTGAGGCAGGAAAGGGTCTCGTCACGGCGTTCCAGTTTCGCGTGAAGGGTGTCGATCAGCATGAGGCGGCGCGGCTTGCAGAGCCGCTGATGGCGATTTGTGCTCGCCACGAGGTCGCGTTCATCGTCAACGATTCGGTTCCGCTCGCGAACCGGCTGAAGGCCGACGGCGTGCATTTGGGGCAGGATGACGGCGATCCGAAAGAAGCGCGCGAAGTGCTTGGCCGCGATGCTCAGATCGGCGTGACTTGCCACGCCTCAAGGCACCTCGCGATGGAAGCTGGCGAGGCTGGTGCTGACTATGTCGCATTCGGGGCGTTTTACGAAAGCACCACCAAAGACAAGGGCGATGCGCAGCGCCCGACGCCCGGCATTATCGAATGGTGGGTGAAGATATTTGAAATCCCGGTCGTCGCGATCGGAGGGATTACACCGGACAATTGCGCGCCGCTGGTCAAAGCGGGTGCGGACTTCCTGGCAGTATCGGGCAGCGTCTGGAACGGGGACGAGGCCGCCGCCGTCAAAGCCTTCGCAGAAGCGATCGAAGCGGCCTAG
- a CDS encoding elongation factor P: MKTSHVLILTATAVIVAASVPATGRQDNAPPATEAAPLPSGGMLRTMPLGDYQCALPGDAGAGAYVEVEAENFRISTASRYFSMDGDGTYIMRGDELTFTRGPKKGERFLRVGDNQLRKLDNEGKRSTLLCTRTQDRR; the protein is encoded by the coding sequence ATGAAAACCTCTCATGTCCTTATCCTGACCGCGACCGCGGTGATCGTCGCCGCGTCCGTGCCCGCGACCGGGCGTCAGGACAACGCACCACCAGCGACCGAGGCCGCGCCGCTTCCATCGGGCGGTATGCTGCGCACGATGCCGCTTGGCGACTATCAATGCGCGCTGCCCGGCGATGCCGGTGCAGGGGCCTATGTCGAAGTCGAAGCGGAGAATTTCCGCATATCCACCGCGTCGCGCTATTTCAGCATGGACGGCGATGGGACATACATCATGCGCGGGGATGAACTGACCTTCACTCGCGGCCCCAAAAAGGGCGAGCGTTTTCTGCGCGTGGGCGACAATCAGTTGCGTAAGCTCGACAACGAAGGAAAGCGCAGCACCCTGCTGTGCACCAGGACCCAGGATCGCCGCTAG
- the efp gene encoding elongation factor P yields the protein MKISGVDIRPGNILEYEGGIWKVAKIQHTQPGKGGAYMQVEMKNLQDGRKTNVRFRSADTVEKVRLDTQEYQFLYEDGDMLVFMDTGTYEQINLPNDLLGDARPFLQDGMQVQLELWEEKPISVELPAQIEAEIVEADAVVKGQTASSSYKPAVLDNGVRIMVPPHIESGTRIIVDVYEQSYVGKAG from the coding sequence ATGAAGATCAGCGGCGTCGACATTCGTCCCGGCAACATCCTCGAATATGAAGGCGGCATCTGGAAAGTCGCTAAGATTCAGCACACCCAGCCCGGCAAGGGCGGTGCCTACATGCAGGTCGAAATGAAGAACCTGCAGGATGGCCGCAAAACCAACGTGCGCTTCCGCAGCGCCGATACGGTCGAGAAGGTGCGCCTCGATACGCAGGAATACCAGTTCCTTTACGAAGACGGCGACATGCTCGTCTTCATGGACACGGGCACCTACGAGCAGATCAACCTGCCCAACGACCTCCTTGGCGATGCGCGCCCGTTCCTTCAGGACGGGATGCAGGTGCAGCTTGAGCTGTGGGAAGAAAAGCCGATCTCGGTCGAACTGCCCGCGCAGATCGAAGCGGAAATCGTCGAAGCCGATGCGGTGGTGAAGGGGCAGACGGCCTCCTCCAGCTACAAGCCCGCCGTGCTCGACAACGGCGTTCGTATCATGGTCCCGCCGCACATCGAAAGCGGCACGCGGATCATCGTCGACGTTTACGAGCAATCCTATGTCGGGAAGGCCGGCTAA
- a CDS encoding inositol monophosphatase family protein, protein MSMFSGLIRVMERAARKAGGRLRRDFGEVEHLQVSRKGPADFVSKADMRAERTLYDELRAARPGWGFVLEEAGIIEGDEGKPRWIIDPLDGTSNFLHGIPHFAISIAVQEPRLDGKGWGEVTAGVVYDVIQDATYWAEKTRGAWLQDARLRVSSRRGLSDALVATGIPFQGHGDFAEWSRIFGAIGPEVAGIRRFGTASLDLAYVAQGRFDGFWESGLNDWDTAAGCLLVREAGGFVSDFRGRSEPIHSKQVLAANDTLHSKLHKILAGSLR, encoded by the coding sequence ATGAGCATGTTTTCAGGTCTTATCCGCGTCATGGAACGCGCCGCGCGCAAGGCGGGCGGCCGTTTGCGGCGCGATTTCGGCGAAGTCGAACACCTGCAGGTGAGCCGCAAGGGCCCTGCCGACTTCGTATCCAAAGCCGACATGCGTGCCGAACGCACGCTGTATGACGAACTCCGCGCGGCGCGTCCGGGCTGGGGCTTCGTTCTGGAAGAGGCGGGCATCATCGAAGGCGATGAAGGCAAGCCGCGCTGGATCATCGACCCGCTCGACGGGACGTCCAACTTCCTTCACGGCATTCCGCATTTCGCGATCAGCATTGCGGTGCAGGAACCAAGGCTTGACGGCAAAGGCTGGGGCGAAGTGACTGCTGGCGTGGTCTATGACGTCATTCAGGACGCGACCTACTGGGCGGAGAAAACGCGCGGCGCATGGCTTCAGGATGCGCGTCTGCGGGTTTCCTCGCGGCGTGGACTGTCCGACGCGCTGGTTGCGACCGGCATCCCGTTTCAGGGTCATGGCGACTTCGCCGAGTGGAGCCGCATTTTCGGCGCAATCGGTCCTGAAGTCGCCGGTATCCGACGCTTTGGCACAGCCTCGCTCGATCTTGCCTATGTCGCGCAAGGGCGTTTCGACGGGTTCTGGGAAAGCGGTCTCAACGACTGGGATACTGCTGCCGGATGCCTGCTGGTGCGCGAAGCGGGCGGCTTTGTCAGCGACTTCCGCGGCCGTTCGGAACCGATCCACTCGAAGCAGGTCCTCGCTGCCAACGACACCCTGCATTCAAAGCTGCACAAGATCCTCGCGGGAAGCTTGCGTTAA
- a CDS encoding SLC13 family permease codes for MLEAPSYHAMAAMAVTILMFIGFVRGRMSIEIVSLLTIAVIAVGLYFFPIGDARPIDGLALAFGGFGHYALITICALMIMGRGLVVTGALEPAARILERVFKFNLQLGLLVSLIIALVLSMFVNNTPVLVLMIPIFAALASRGALPTSKTLMPLNAASLIGGLATTIGTSTNILVVSIAMDLGMREIGVFDFTPIVLVACLVALPYMWLVMPRLLKDNTAQAQAGARMFHTRLRVGSQSMLAGVELSEVRDKLPSAITFHNPPVGPMQPQQRIHISGTHEALEDATRELKGELAPSWVLDRIKRTASAKSEDVMVVEMTVTADSRLITRTLPSSGIADLYSVAVLGIHRPQRLLGEQDQYSDGGDLRIKEGDVLLVMGIEADLQAFALADSLLMLEGARELPRRSKALLSAAIMGFSVTTAAVGIFPIAISALAGAILMFVTGCVKFDRVGRALSGQVIVLVAASITIGRFIDESGAAAWLGEALSLGLAYLPPALVLAAIMAFVTVLTNFASNATAATVGTPIAFSIAAQLGLPPEPLVLAVLFGCNLCYATPIAYQTNMLIMAEGKYEFGDYIRTGVPLVMIMVTTLSILLVLSYGL; via the coding sequence ATGCTGGAAGCACCATCCTATCACGCCATGGCGGCAATGGCCGTCACCATCCTGATGTTTATCGGCTTTGTACGCGGTCGCATGAGCATCGAGATCGTCTCGCTTCTCACCATCGCGGTCATCGCGGTTGGCCTCTATTTCTTCCCCATTGGCGATGCGCGCCCAATTGATGGCCTCGCGCTCGCATTCGGAGGCTTCGGGCATTACGCGCTGATCACCATTTGCGCGCTTATGATCATGGGCAGGGGGCTGGTCGTGACCGGCGCTCTCGAACCCGCCGCGCGCATTCTGGAGCGGGTGTTCAAGTTTAACCTGCAACTTGGCCTCCTGGTCTCGCTCATCATCGCGCTGGTCCTGTCGATGTTCGTCAACAACACGCCGGTTCTGGTATTGATGATCCCGATCTTTGCAGCGCTGGCCAGCAGGGGCGCTTTGCCGACATCCAAGACGCTCATGCCCTTGAACGCGGCCTCGCTTATCGGCGGGCTGGCGACGACTATCGGCACCTCGACCAATATCCTCGTCGTCTCGATCGCGATGGACCTTGGCATGCGCGAGATCGGGGTGTTCGACTTTACCCCGATCGTGCTCGTCGCCTGCCTCGTGGCTCTGCCTTACATGTGGCTCGTCATGCCGCGTCTGCTCAAGGACAACACCGCACAGGCGCAGGCCGGTGCCCGCATGTTCCACACGCGCCTTCGCGTCGGCAGCCAGTCGATGCTGGCAGGGGTGGAGCTTTCCGAAGTTCGCGACAAGCTTCCCTCGGCCATCACCTTTCACAATCCCCCTGTCGGCCCGATGCAGCCGCAACAGCGCATCCATATATCAGGCACGCACGAGGCGCTTGAAGATGCAACGCGCGAGCTGAAGGGCGAACTCGCGCCAAGCTGGGTGCTCGACCGGATCAAGCGCACCGCATCGGCGAAGAGCGAGGACGTGATGGTCGTCGAAATGACCGTCACGGCAGATTCGCGCCTCATCACGCGGACCCTGCCATCTTCGGGCATCGCTGACCTTTATTCGGTCGCCGTGCTCGGCATCCACCGGCCCCAGCGCCTGCTGGGCGAGCAGGATCAGTATTCCGACGGCGGCGACCTTCGCATCAAGGAAGGCGATGTGCTGCTGGTCATGGGGATCGAAGCAGACCTTCAGGCCTTTGCCCTTGCCGACAGCCTCCTGATGCTCGAGGGCGCGCGCGAATTGCCGCGCCGGTCGAAAGCGCTGCTTTCCGCTGCGATCATGGGCTTTTCGGTCACCACCGCTGCGGTCGGTATCTTCCCGATTGCGATATCCGCGCTGGCTGGCGCAATCCTGATGTTCGTGACCGGCTGCGTGAAGTTCGACCGGGTAGGGAGGGCGTTGTCGGGACAGGTGATCGTGCTGGTCGCCGCCAGTATCACCATCGGACGCTTCATCGATGAAAGCGGCGCGGCGGCATGGTTGGGAGAGGCCCTGTCGCTTGGCCTTGCCTATCTGCCCCCTGCGCTGGTGCTCGCAGCGATTATGGCGTTTGTGACGGTGCTAACCAATTTTGCCTCCAATGCGACTGCGGCGACCGTGGGCACGCCGATCGCGTTCAGCATCGCGGCGCAATTGGGCCTTCCGCCTGAACCGCTGGTGCTCGCAGTGCTGTTCGGCTGCAACCTCTGCTATGCGACCCCGATCGCGTACCAGACCAACATGCTGATCATGGCTGAGGGCAAGTATGAGTTTGGCGACTACATCAGAACGGGTGTGCCGCTGGTGATGATCATGGTGACGACGCTGTCGATCTTGCTGGTGCTCAGCTACGGATTGTAG
- a CDS encoding amidohydrolase: MAQKRGKTDMMKHLMAGAAMAMALSMSASPAFAEAHMEAGADELRTAVMEDMPGLFELYKDLHANPELSFQEFETAAKLAERARALGFEVTEGVGQTGVVAVMENGPGPVVMLRADMDGLPVVEQTGLPYASTRTAVPATGVETGVMHACGHDTHMAAWVGAAQLLAERKDQWSGTLVMILQPAEETGEGALAMLEDGLYERFPKPDYVLAFHDAAQAPAGFIGYSKGYALANVDSVDVVIPGIGGHGAYPHTTIDPVVIGAHVVTRLQTLVSREISPLDPAVVTVGSFRAGSKHNIISDEARLQITVRSYTDEVRAALLEGIERIARGEAMAAGMPEDKLPTVTVQDPYTPSTYNTPEFTENVMAGLKERFGDRVRETPSVMGGEDFGQFYRADPETVESLIFWVGGVPMDQYLASERGEVELPSLHSPFWAPDAEVVIATATEALTAATLDLMPKSGG; the protein is encoded by the coding sequence ATGGCTCAGAAGAGGGGAAAGACCGACATGATGAAGCATCTGATGGCAGGCGCAGCGATGGCAATGGCGCTATCGATGAGCGCGTCACCTGCGTTCGCCGAGGCCCATATGGAAGCGGGCGCGGACGAGCTTCGCACAGCCGTTATGGAAGACATGCCGGGCCTGTTTGAGCTCTACAAAGACCTCCACGCCAATCCCGAACTGAGCTTCCAGGAGTTCGAAACTGCAGCCAAACTGGCAGAGCGGGCGCGCGCACTCGGCTTTGAAGTGACCGAGGGTGTCGGGCAGACCGGCGTCGTTGCCGTCATGGAAAACGGGCCGGGTCCGGTCGTGATGCTGCGCGCGGACATGGACGGCCTACCGGTGGTTGAGCAGACCGGCTTGCCATATGCCTCGACGCGCACGGCTGTTCCGGCGACTGGCGTCGAAACCGGCGTCATGCACGCCTGCGGCCACGACACGCACATGGCCGCATGGGTCGGCGCGGCGCAGCTGCTGGCCGAGCGCAAGGATCAATGGTCGGGCACGCTCGTCATGATCCTCCAGCCGGCAGAGGAAACGGGCGAGGGCGCTCTCGCGATGCTGGAAGACGGCCTCTACGAACGCTTCCCCAAGCCTGACTACGTGCTCGCCTTCCACGATGCGGCACAGGCGCCTGCGGGCTTCATCGGCTATTCGAAGGGCTATGCGCTCGCCAATGTCGACAGCGTCGATGTGGTCATTCCCGGTATCGGTGGGCACGGAGCCTATCCGCACACCACGATCGACCCGGTGGTGATCGGCGCGCATGTGGTCACGCGGCTGCAAACGCTTGTGAGCCGCGAGATCAGCCCGCTGGACCCTGCCGTGGTGACGGTTGGCAGCTTCCGCGCTGGTTCCAAGCACAACATCATCAGCGATGAAGCGCGCTTGCAGATCACCGTGCGCAGCTACACCGACGAAGTGCGCGCTGCTCTGCTCGAAGGGATCGAACGGATCGCGCGAGGCGAAGCGATGGCGGCGGGCATGCCGGAAGACAAGCTTCCGACGGTGACGGTGCAGGATCCGTACACCCCCTCGACCTACAACACGCCCGAATTCACCGAGAACGTGATGGCAGGATTGAAAGAGCGCTTTGGCGACCGCGTGCGCGAAACGCCAAGCGTGATGGGCGGCGAGGACTTCGGCCAGTTCTACCGCGCCGATCCCGAGACGGTGGAATCGCTGATCTTCTGGGTTGGCGGTGTGCCGATGGACCAATACCTCGCCTCAGAGCGCGGCGAGGTCGAACTGCCAAGCCTGCATTCACCCTTCTGGGCGCCCGATGCCGAAGTGGTGATCGCCACCGCAACCGAAGCGCTTACGGCAGCAACGCTTGACCTGATGCCGAAGAGCGGAGGGTAG
- a CDS encoding isocitrate lyase — translation MTYQNTIAQMQSVIEANGPSWGAIDAEATARMAIQNRFPTGLDIAKYTAKIMRADMEAYDADPANYTQSLGCWHGFIAQQKMISIKKHFGSTKRRYLYLSGWMVAALRSEFGPLPDQSMHEKTTVPETIEELYTFLKQADARELGMMFRELDAARDAGDEVKAKDIQNQIDNYETHVVPIIADIDAGFGNAEATYLLAKKMIEAGACALQIENQVSDEKQCGHQDGKVTVPHEDFLQKIRAIRHAFLEMGVEDGVIVARTDSLGAGLTKQIAYSTQAGDLGDQYNSFLDCDEVDPANITNGQVFISRDGKLMAPKRLPSNLFQFRSGTGEDRCVLDCITSLQNGADLLWIETEKPHVEQIAGMVDRVREVIPNAKLVYNNSPSFNWTLNFRQQVYDAYAEAGKDVSAYDRDRLMSIDYDGTELAIEADEKIRTFQADAAKRAGIFHHLITLPTYHTAALSTDNLAKRYFGEEGMLGYVLNVQREEIRQGIACVKHQNMAGSDIGDDHKEYFAGEAALKAGGKDNTMNQFEAA, via the coding sequence ATGACGTACCAGAATACCATCGCCCAAATGCAGAGCGTTATCGAAGCAAACGGCCCAAGCTGGGGCGCCATCGACGCCGAAGCGACTGCCCGCATGGCAATCCAGAACCGCTTTCCTACCGGCCTCGATATCGCCAAGTACACCGCGAAGATCATGCGCGCTGACATGGAAGCCTACGACGCTGACCCCGCCAATTACACCCAGTCGCTTGGCTGCTGGCACGGTTTTATTGCGCAGCAGAAGATGATCTCGATCAAGAAGCACTTCGGCTCCACCAAGCGCCGCTATCTTTACTTGTCGGGCTGGATGGTCGCCGCTCTGCGCAGCGAGTTCGGTCCCCTTCCTGACCAGTCGATGCACGAGAAGACGACCGTGCCTGAGACCATCGAAGAGCTCTACACCTTCCTCAAGCAGGCGGACGCTCGTGAACTTGGCATGATGTTCCGCGAACTCGACGCTGCGCGCGATGCGGGTGACGAGGTCAAGGCGAAGGACATCCAGAACCAGATCGACAATTACGAAACCCACGTCGTTCCGATCATCGCCGACATCGACGCCGGTTTCGGTAACGCCGAGGCGACTTACCTGCTCGCCAAGAAGATGATCGAGGCAGGTGCCTGCGCTCTCCAGATCGAGAACCAGGTTTCGGATGAGAAGCAATGCGGCCACCAAGATGGCAAGGTCACCGTTCCTCACGAAGACTTCCTCCAGAAGATCCGCGCGATCCGCCACGCCTTCCTCGAGATGGGCGTCGAAGACGGCGTCATCGTTGCGCGCACCGACTCGCTCGGCGCTGGCCTCACCAAGCAGATCGCCTACTCGACGCAGGCTGGCGATCTGGGCGACCAGTACAACAGCTTCCTCGATTGCGACGAGGTCGATCCGGCCAACATCACCAACGGCCAGGTCTTCATCAGCCGCGACGGCAAGCTGATGGCCCCCAAGCGCCTTCCTTCGAACCTCTTCCAGTTCCGTTCGGGCACTGGCGAAGATCGCTGCGTCCTCGACTGCATCACCTCGCTTCAGAACGGCGCGGACCTGCTGTGGATCGAGACCGAGAAGCCGCATGTCGAGCAGATCGCGGGCATGGTCGACCGCGTTCGCGAGGTCATTCCTAATGCCAAGCTCGTCTACAACAACTCGCCTTCGTTCAACTGGACGCTCAACTTCCGCCAGCAGGTCTATGACGCCTATGCCGAAGCGGGCAAGGACGTGTCGGCTTACGATCGCGACAGGCTGATGAGCATCGACTATGACGGCACCGAACTCGCCATCGAAGCCGATGAGAAGATCCGCACCTTCCAGGCCGACGCTGCAAAGCGCGCTGGCATCTTCCACCACCTCATCACGCTGCCGACCTACCACACCGCGGCGCTCAGCACGGACAACCTTGCCAAGCGCTACTTCGGTGAGGAAGGCATGCTTGGCTACGTCCTTAACGTTCAGCGTGAAGAGATCCGCCAGGGCATCGCCTGCGTGAAGCACCAGAACATGGCCGGCTCCGACATCGGCGATGATCACAAGGAGTACTTCGCCGGTGAAGCCGCTCTCAAGGCTGGCGGCAAGGACAACACCATGAACCAGTTCGAGGCTGCCTGA
- a CDS encoding short-chain fatty acyl-CoA regulator family protein, with protein sequence MAESTLLAGPSLRRLRKREGLTQAAMAASLGISPSYLNLIERNQRPLSARVLVQVIERFDFDPRDLREDEAIGGVDGLARRMADKRFTDLGIDREEVQEFLAAAPQAAAAFARLYDNSHPDAERAEDPIGEARRAVERWQNHFADLDHAAESLADELRLSRDDISAALIERLREKHRLSVRVLPSEVVPGLVHRLDLHARQLQLSEMLGGAARRFQIARQIATLEQRDGIETVVAGANLTSPEARERFREHVTDYVASAFLMPYRRFLRACEQTGYDLPILGRRFSVSFDQLAQRLTTLQRVGERGLPFFSARFGRTGRMVHFTAGASGAAYPLDGARWPAWAPYAAFESRGSMLTQAVTFGEGEAVPRHWFTIVRTVEVDGAACSARRAIVLGLEARFAGELAQARGVSLDPLDAVPLGVGCPRCGRADCLTPAPARLSLQNEA encoded by the coding sequence ATGGCAGAAAGCACACTCCTCGCCGGCCCATCGCTGCGCCGCTTGCGCAAGCGCGAAGGCCTCACACAGGCGGCTATGGCCGCATCACTTGGCATCTCGCCGAGTTACCTCAATCTGATCGAACGGAACCAGAGGCCGCTCTCGGCAAGGGTGCTGGTGCAGGTGATCGAAAGGTTCGACTTCGATCCGCGCGACCTTCGCGAGGATGAAGCGATCGGCGGTGTCGATGGTCTGGCACGGCGCATGGCTGACAAGAGGTTCACCGATCTTGGGATTGACCGGGAGGAGGTGCAGGAGTTCCTAGCTGCCGCACCGCAGGCCGCAGCCGCATTTGCACGGCTCTATGACAATTCGCACCCCGATGCTGAGCGAGCGGAAGATCCAATCGGTGAAGCGCGCCGTGCGGTGGAGCGTTGGCAGAACCACTTTGCCGATCTCGATCACGCGGCGGAGAGCCTGGCAGACGAACTGCGTCTGTCGCGTGATGACATAAGTGCCGCTTTGATTGAGCGCCTTCGTGAGAAACATCGCCTCAGTGTGCGTGTGCTGCCTTCGGAGGTTGTTCCCGGCCTCGTTCACCGGCTCGACCTCCATGCGCGTCAGTTGCAGCTTTCCGAGATGCTGGGCGGGGCTGCGCGCCGCTTCCAGATCGCGCGGCAGATTGCGACGCTGGAGCAGCGCGATGGAATCGAGACCGTGGTCGCGGGGGCCAATCTGACGTCACCGGAGGCTCGTGAGCGCTTTCGTGAGCACGTGACGGATTACGTCGCATCGGCTTTCCTCATGCCATACAGGCGTTTTCTTAGGGCCTGCGAGCAGACAGGGTACGATTTGCCGATTTTAGGCCGGCGCTTCTCGGTCAGCTTCGATCAGCTCGCACAGCGTCTCACGACCCTTCAACGCGTGGGTGAACGCGGCTTGCCATTCTTCAGCGCGCGGTTTGGGCGAACCGGGCGGATGGTTCATTTCACTGCGGGCGCAAGCGGTGCAGCTTATCCACTTGATGGTGCGCGCTGGCCTGCCTGGGCGCCCTATGCAGCGTTTGAAAGCCGTGGGTCGATGCTGACGCAAGCGGTGACTTTCGGAGAGGGTGAGGCGGTGCCGCGGCACTGGTTCACAATTGTGCGAACGGTTGAGGTCGACGGTGCGGCCTGTTCGGCGCGCCGCGCCATCGTCCTGGGATTGGAAGCACGCTTCGCAGGCGAATTGGCACAAGCGCGCGGCGTATCGCTCGACCCGCTTGACGCCGTGCCACTCGGCGTTGGCTGTCCGCGCTGCGGCCGTGCCGATTGCCTAACACCCGCACCTGCAAGACTGTCACTCCAAAATGAGGCTTGA